The Vidua macroura isolate BioBank_ID:100142 chromosome 4, ASM2450914v1, whole genome shotgun sequence genome window below encodes:
- the LOC128806753 gene encoding spondin-2-like, giving the protein MENLMFVYWSCKVIWTVLVTILGYASSLPVGEDALCTAEELAKYRIIFTGKWSQTAFPKQYPLYRPPAQWSSLLGVTHSSDYSMWKKNEYASNGVRDFAEKGEAWALMKEIEEAGEKIQSVHGIFSAPAISSGTGQTSTELEVHPRHPLVSFVVRIVPSPDWFVGIDSLNLCEGDHWMDEVSVDLFPYDAGTDSGFTFSSPNFATIPQDTVTEITCSSPSHPANSFYYPKLKILPPIAQVTMVKLKKSQLGLSAPFINLPAKSNEIIDTVSETPLDCEVSQWSSWGLCRGVCRETGTKIRTRFVLLQPANNGMPCPNLDEETGCEPENCV; this is encoded by the exons ATGGAAAACCTGATGTTTGTCTACTGGTCCTGTAAAGTTATCTGGACAGTTCTTGTAACAATACTGGGTTATGCCAGCAGCCTGCCTGTGGGGGAGGATGCTCTTTGCACAGCAGAGGAACTTGCTAAGTACAGGATAATCTTCACAGGGAAATGGAGTCAAACTGCTTTCCCTAAGCAGTATCCACTCTACAGGCCCCCAGCACAGTGGTCATCCTTGCTAG GTGTTACTCATAGTTCTGACTACagcatgtggaaaaaaaatgaatatgcCAGCAATGGTGTACGTGATTTTGCTGAAAAGGGTGAAGCATGGGCATTAatgaaagaaatagaagaagcTGGAGAAAAAATTCAGAGTGTACATGGAATCTTCTCTGCTCCTGCAATTTCCAGTGGTACAGGACAAACCTCAACTGAATTAGAAGTGCATCCAAGACATCCCTTA GTTTCATTTGTTGTACGAATTGTTCCAAGCCCCGACTGGTTTGTGGGTATTGACAGCTTAAATCTCTGTGAAGGAGACCACTGGATGGATGAAGTATCAGTAGATCTATTTCCATATGATGCTGGAACTGACAGTGGATTCACATTTTCCTCCCCAAACTTTGCCACTATTCCACAGGACACAGTTACAGAG ATCACTTGTTCCTCTCCAAGTCACCCAGCAAACTCATTTTATTATCCCAAACTCAAAATTTTGCCACCAATTGCTCAAGTAACAATggtgaaattaaagaaaagccAGCTAGGTCTTTCTGCACCTTTTATTAATCTTCCAGCTAAAAGCAATGAAATAATAGACACTGTCTCAG AAACACCCCTGGACTGTGAGGTTTCCCAATGGTCTTCCtgggggctctgcagaggggttTGCAGAGAAACAGGGACCAAGATCAGAACTCGTTTTGTACTTCTTCAGCCTGCCAATAATGGAATGCCTTGTCCAAACCTGGATGAAGAAACAGGATGTGAACCAGAAAATTGTGtctga